A segment of the Aureimonas sp. SA4125 genome:
GCGCTCGGCAGACCTCGTCGTGACATCGGGCGGGGTCTCGGTCGGCGAGGAGGACCTTGTCCGATCCTCGGTGGAGGCCGCCGGAGGCTCGCTTCTCGCACTGAGGATCGGCATGAAACCCGGCAAGCCACTCGCCTTCGGACGGTTGGGCCGAGCGGCGATCCTCGGCCTGCCGGGCAACCCGCTCGCCGCCATGATCGGCTTCCTCGTCGTCGCCAAGCCGCTTGTTTCAAGGCTCGTGGGCCTGAGTCCGACCGGCCTGCGCATCCGATCAGCGGTTGCCGGCTTCGACCGTGACGTCACGCCGGGCCGCATGGAGTTTGCCCCGGCGTCGATCATCCGCAACCCGTCCCCGGATCGCCCGGTCGTCGACACGCTCGGTCGCGGCGGCTCGGCACGGCTTTTGCCGCTCTCGATGGCCGACGGGTTCTGCGTGATCCCCGCGGATGTGCAGACGGTACGACAGGGCGATGCCGTCGGCTTCGTGCCGATCGGCGATCTCGATCTGTTTCGCTAGAGTATGATCCCGGAAGGTGGGTTCCGGCTTTCGGAAAAGATCATGCGAGGACAAGGACCTAAAGCGGGTCGGCGATTCGAAGAAAAGCCATCCCGCTTTAACGGGCGATCGGCCCGTCGAACACACTTTGGAAGAAGATCGTCGTATCCACGGTCGAAGCGACGGCCGTCCGGCGGGCCGTCGCCCACAGGAATGCACAGGCGAAAATCACGTCAACCGGGGCGCACGGATCCTCGTGGACACGGTCCAAAGCCCCTCCCGGCCGAGGACATCGCGCTCTTCGCGCGTCGTCCCGGCTCGGAGCCCGCGACCGCGCTCCGCCTGCCGGACCCAGCCGCGCGGTGTCTCCGCATTGCACCCGATCTTCGGCTCAATCGAGCCGATTATCCTCCCCCGCGGGGCGGGCTCGCCCGACGTTGAAGGACGGCCCGCCCTGCGCGTTCGCGGACCTCGGGAGAGCACTTCCTGGTCTTCCTGATCGTCTTGGCTCCATGCTCTCGGGAGTGAAAGCCTCCGGCGAACCCGGCGCGGCTCCCCTCTCGGCGAATGCGAGCATTCACCGACAGGGCAAGGGGAGCTCGACCGTCCGCTCAAACCATGAAGAGTTTCCTTGACGACCCTGGCAGGATCAACCGGGTCGAGCCGATCTGCGAAGGGGCGCCGATCGCCCCGTCGACCGATCACGAGCATGCCGCTCGGCAAGTCGATCCCGGGCGGAAGCCCGACCGCGAACGCCGTGACGTTGGTCTTTACAAAGACATCCACCGGCTGCAACGCGATTGCTGCGTTGCATTATTGATTATACTGCAATGCAAAAAAACAATGCTTTCAATGTTTCGATATCATCGTTGATTCAGCGAGTCGCAACGCCTCCTGAAGCCGTCGTTCGCTTTGATCAGTGGCTGTTGACTTGGGCAGCAATGCAAAAAAACGCGTATACGGTACAATATTCCACGGAGCCACGCATTGGCACTGATGTCACTTGCGTATCCAGCCCACATGCTGAATGATCTGGGCAAGTCCACCGATCAATGGATGGATATAGGGGAGGAAGCTGCCGTGACGGATAAGGGATTCTCGCGTCGATCGTTTCTGAAGAACACCGCCCTGGCGGGAGGGGCGACCGCGGGGGCGGCTCTTTATGCGCCGGCCGTGCTGGCGCAGGCGCCGCTGGTCATGAAGATGCAGACGTCCTGGCCGGCCTCGGATGTCTGGATGGACATGGCGCGGCAGTATACCGAGCGTGTCGAGAAGATGTCGGGCGGCCGCCTGAAAGTGGACCTTCTTCCGGCCGGCGCCGTGGTCGGCGCCTTCCAGGTCATGGATGCGGTCAATGACGGCGTGCTCGACGCTGCGCATTCGGTCTCGGCCTACTGGTACGGCAAGAACAAGGCGGCCTCGCTGTTCGGCACCGGTCCTGTCTTCGGCGGCAATCCGACCACCATGCTCTCCTGGTTCTATCAGGGCGGCGGCCGCGAGCTCTATCGCGAGCTGACGCAGGACATGATGGGCCTCAAGGTCGTCGGACTCCTCGGCTTTCCAATGCCTGCCCAGCCGCTCGGCTGGTTCAAGAACGAGGTGAAGACCGTCGCCGACATGAAGGGGCTGAAGTACCGCACCGTCGGCCTCGCCGCCGACCTGATGCAGTCGATGGGCATGTCGGTCGCCCAGCTTCCCGGCGGCGAAATCGTCCCGGCGATGGAGCGCGGCGTCATCGACGCCTTCGAGTTCAACAACCCGTCGTCCGACCGCCGTTTCGGCGCCCAGGACGTCGCCAAGAACTATTATCTCGGCTCCTACCACCAGGCGAGCGAGGCCTTCGAGTTCCTGTTCAACAGCGATTTCCTGGAGGATCTCGAGCCCGATCTGCGCGCCATCGTCGAGACCGCCGTCGAGGCGGCGTCGACCGTCAACACGGCGCTTGGTCTCGACCAGTACTCCGCCGACCTGCAAAAGCTGCAGAACGAGGACGGCGTCAACATCCGCCGCACGCCGCAGGACATCCTTTCGGCCGAGCTCGAAGCCTGGAGCACGATGATCGTCGAGCTGGAGAAGGATCCCTTCATCAAGAAGGTTCTGGACAGCCAGCGGAGCTGGGTCGAGCGTGTCACCTACTACGAACTTTTGAACGCCCCGGACTATGCGCTCGCCTACGAACACTTCTTCCCAGGCAAGCTGAAGATGTAACTTCGGCATCCGCGTCCTGGTGCAGATCCCGGCGGTGCAAGCCGCCGGGATCCCCATGTCCATAGTCCTGGAGCCTTGCCGGCAATGCTTGCCATCATCCATTTTGCCGACTCGCTCTCCGCCTGGTTCGGCAGGGCCTTCGCCTGGCTCATCATCCTGATGACCTTCGGAACCGCCTACGAGGTGTTCGTCCGATACGTCCTCAACAGCCCGACACCCTGGGCACTCGACGTCTCCTTCATCATGTACGGGACCCTGTTCATGATGGGGGGCGCCTACACGCTGTCGCGCGGCGGACATGTGCGCGGCGACTTCATCTACCGGCTTTGGCGCCCGCAGACGCAGGCGATGGTGGACCTCGTCCTCTACGTCATCTTCTTCTTTCCGGGCGTCACCGCACTGATATTCGCCGGCTGGAAATATGCGGCGCGGTCGTGGACCTACCAGGAGGTCAGCATCAACTCGCCCGCCGGCATCCCGATCTTCCAGTTCAAGATGATCGTCGTGGCCGCCGGCATCCTGTTGTTCATCCAGGGCATCGCCGAGATCTGCCGCTGCCTTGTCTGCATCAGGACGGGTGCCTGGCCGCGGCCGGAAGATGACGTGCAGGAGACCGAGGACCTGCTCATTCAAGAGGCCAACAAGGCCGAGACCGGAGCCGCAGCGTGACCGACCCGCAACTTGCGCTGACGATGCTTGGCCTCTTCATCTTCCTCGTCTTCCTCGGCTTTCCCATCGCCTTCACGCTCATGGCGATGGGCATCGGCTTTGGCTACTACGCCTATTTCGACGCCGGGCGGATGTGGCGATCGCTGTTCAGGCTGGACGAGACCGCCAGCACCTGGGATACGCTGTCGCTGTCCGTCGAGGGCTTCTTCAACAACCGCATCTTCGACCTGTTCATCAACCAGACCTTCACGGTCATGTCGAACGAGGTGCTGACGGCGGTGCCGCTGTTCCTGTTCATGGGCTATGTCGTCGAGCGCGCCAACATCGTCGACCGGCTGTTCACGACGCTGAACATCGCGTCCAAGAACGTGCCGGGCTCGATGGGCGTCGCCGCCCTCATCACCTGCGCGCTGTTTGCCACCGCCACCGGCATTGTCGGCGCGGTGGTGACGCTGATGGGGCTGCTGGCCCTGCCGGCCATGCTCAAGGCGCGCTACGACAATTCCTTTGCGGCCGGCATCATCTGCGCCGGCGGCACGCTCGGCATTCTCATCCCGCCGTCGATCATGCTGATCGTCTATGCCGCATCCTCCGGCGTCTCGATCGTCAGGCTCTATGCCGGCGCCCTCCTGCCCGGCTTCCTGCTCGTCGGCCTCTATCTCGTCTACATCGTCGGTCGCTCGATCCTGCAGCCCTCGATCGCGCCGCGACCGACGCAGGAAGAGGTGCCGGACGTGCCGATGGGCAGGCTGCTCTTCATGATCGCCACCTCCTTCTTCCCGCTCGCCGTCCTCATCCTGTCGGTGCTGGGCTCGATCCTGTTCGGCCTGGCGACCCCGACGGAAGCGGCTGCGATCGGCGCGCTGGGTGGATTGGTCCTCGCCGTCGCCTACCGGGCCCTGACCTTCCAGCGCCTGCGCGAATCCGTCTATCTGACGATGCGCACCACAGCGATGGTGTGCTGGCTGTTCGTCGGCTCCTATACCTTCTCCTCCGTGTTTTCCTATCTCGGCGGCGAGCAGGTGATCGGCGAATTCGTCATGAGCCTCGACCTGACGCCGCTGCAGTTCCTGATCCTCGCCCAGGTGATCATCTTCCTTCTGGGATGGCCGCTCGAATGGTCGGAGATCATCATCATCTTCGTGCCCATCTTCCTGCCGCTGCTCGCCATCTTCGACATCGACCCGCTGTTCTTCGGCATTCTGGTGGCACTGAACCTGCAGACCTCCTTCCTGACGCCGCCCATGGCGATGTCGGCCTACTATCTGAAGGGAATCGCGCCGCCGGAGGTGCAGCTGACGCAGATCTTCAAGGGGGTGATGCCGTTCCTGGGAATGGTCTTCATCGCCATGGCCATCGTCTACGTCTTCCCGGCCATCGTCTACTTCCTGCCGAATGCCTTCTATGGCAACTGACAGACTGGCCGGTCTCGGGGCCGGACTCCTCGGCGAGCGGATCGCCACGGGTGGGTTGCGCAGCGCCGACATGGCCGCAAGAGCGGTCGGCCGCATCGCGGCTTGCCACGAAGCCGCCGCGGGGTTTGCCTGGTTCGATGCGGCCTATGTCACGCGGCAGGCGGAGGCGCTGGATCGCTACCGCGGCACCGGCCGCGCGATCGGACCGCTGCATGGCCTGCCCGTCGCCATCGGCGACCTGATCGACACGCGCGGCATTCCGACCGGGCTCGGCACGGCCCAGGAAGCCGGCCGTGTTCCCGAGCGCGACGCCTTTCTCGCCGAGCGCCTGCGCGCGGCCGGCGCGGTGCTCGTTGGCAAGACGGCCGTGGCCGAACTCGGCGTCACCCTCGGCGAACCCACGCGCCCGGCCGCTGGAGCCGACGCCCGCTCGTCCCATTTCTCCGCGGCCGCGGCCGCCGTCGCGACCGACCTCGTGCCGCTGGCGGTCGAGGCCGACACGGCCGGTGTCAGCATCCGGGCTGCGGCCGAGGCCGGTGTGGTCGGCTATCTCCCGAGCCGCGGCAGCTTCTCGCGGCGCGGCTGCTTCTCCCCCTCGCCCACGCTCGCCGGCATTGCATTTTTCGCCCGCAGCGTCGCCGATGTGGCCCTGCTGGGTGACGCCCTCCACGGCGATGACGACACCGAGCGGTCGCCTGTACCGCCGCCCCGGCTACGCGCCACGGCCACATCCGCGCCGCCGTCACGGCCGATCTTTGCCCTGGTGCGCACGCCCTTCTGGGATGCGGCCAGCGCCGATACGCAAGGCGCCTTCGAGGAATTTGCCGCGCTCGCCGGCGATGCCGGTTTCCCCGCCGACCTGCCGCCGCCGTTCGCCGAGGCGCTGGCGATCACCGAGACGATCCGGCTCGCCGAGCTGTCGAAAACTCTTTTCCCCTATGCCCGCCGTGGCGGCCTCTCGGACGGACTCACCGCGACCATCGCGACGGGCGAACTCATTCTCGCCCGCGACTATCTCGCCGCGCTCGACTGGCCGATGGTCCTGGGTGCCGGGCTCGACGCCCTCTTCGCCCGCTGCGACGCCGTCGCCACGCCAGCCGCGCCGGGCGCCGTCGACGACACGCCAGAGGCCCGCGGCTTCAACAGCCTGTGGTCTCTGCTAGGACTGCCGACGATTACGCTCCCTGCCTTCGAAGACCGGCATGGCAATCCCATCGGCTTGCAACTTGTCACCCGGCGTGGCGACGACGCACGTCTTTTGCGCAACGCGCACTGGCTCGAGCGCCAACTCGCCGACCCACACAGGGAGGAATGACGCATGTTCGACAAGATTCTCGCCGCTTTCGCCTTCGCCACTCTGGTCGGATTTCTTGGCATCCTGCTCCTCTGGGTGCCACGCCTCGATCTCGGCCTCGTGATCGGAGCGACGGTGCTCCTCGCCTTCATCGACCTGTTCCTGCTTCGGCCCCAGCTGAAATCTGCCGACCCGCGAAAATAGGACGGCGAGGGGCGGCCTGCCGCCAATCGTTTGTGTCACCTTGCCACGCGGGCTGATTCGGGCGACCGACAGGGTCGGTGTGTCGCCATCGCGGCAGTTGCGCCGCATCCCGCGCGCCGATCGCTTTGCGCGTAGCCCTGTCAAACCGCTCAAGCCCCACGCTGCATTCGAGGGCGCCGCGGCGGAAAGAGAACGCCGCCGCAGGCATCGTTCTGCCAGACCGTAGTCGTGCTCATGGGCGGATGCCTATGCCAGCTGTGTCACCCGTCGGGTCAAACGGGGTGCGCTCCAGCCTCCAACTCGCCGACGAAGGCGAGCGAGGACGCCAGGGCCCGGCGCAACTGCGGCAGATCCAGGGGCTCCCGCCGACGGACCGGGTCGCACCGCCCGGGCCGTTCGAGGCGGAGAGGCAGCTCGATTCCGACCGGGCAATCCTTCGGGAGAACTTCCCAAACCGCGGCATAGTCGATGGCCCCCTCCCCGATCGACGTGAAGCGCCAGCCTTCTGTGGACGAGGCAATGTCCTTCACATGCACGTGCACGATCGCGCCGGAGTCGCCGGCAAGATCGTCCTCGGGCCGAATGGCCTCGCCGCTGTAGGTGACGACATTGCCGATGTCGTAGTTCAGCCGCACGAAGGGCGAGCCGATCCGCGCGATGAGCGCGGACCCGGCAGCGCGACCGGGCAGGAGGTCGCCCGCACCGTGACCTGGATTTTCAAGCGCAACCGTGATGCCAAGGGCCTCGCAATCGGGAAGCACGGCTTCGAGACAGTCGAGCACCGCGGCACGGCCACTGGCCGGTCCGGCATTGCTGATCACGATGGGCGCGCCGATCTCGGCGGCGAACGCGATCCGCCGCCTCAGCATCGCCCGCGCGTCGGCACCGGACAGATCCATATGGGCCGAGACCGCCTGTGCCCGGAGCCCGTTCGCCTCGATCATCCGGCGGAGCGTTCGGGCACTGTCCACCGCGAAGTCGCTCTCGTCGAAGTCGACATAGCCCTTGATGAAGGCGGGTTCGACGGCATGGGCGCCGGCGCGGGCGATCTCGTCCATGGCCGTCGCCATGTCGTATCCGTCGAAGAGAGCGGTGGAGACCGACAGGGGATGCATCGGGCGATCAGGCGCCCTTGCCGTAGACGATCAACTCGGAGGCCTCCTTCACCTTCTGCGGCGATAGCGCCTCGCGCCAGTCCTCGCGTACGACCACGCCCTTGGCAAAGCGCATCAGACGCAAGGCGGCATCTGACGGCACCTTCGGAGAAAAGCCGAACCACATGGCGATCTCCACATTGAGATGGCCGATCAGAAAGTCCATCGCCGCGCCGCGGGGGATGCCGTACTTCGCCACGCATTCCTCCACCGCCTCGACCATCGTATCGACGAACGGCATGGCGACCATTTCCGACAGCCCGGGCTCGAGAATGGCGAGTTGCTCCAGCGTCACGCGATAGGCCTCGATGATCGGCGACCACATCGCCCGGCAGATCTCCTCCCCGAGCGCATAGTGCTCTTCCGGCCCCTGCATCAGGGCGCAGACGATCGACTGGCGCGCGATTCCGCCGTGATAGTCGCGGCGCGCGTCCCAGTCCGTCTCGTCGTTGAACAGCGGCGGGTGGCATGGGTGGCCGACGAAATAGGTGAGGTCCGGCCGGTCGTCGGGCAGCGCGGCGGCATAGGGGGCGGCCGCGTCGAGGATCAGCACCATGGTGCCGGCGCCGAGCATCGGCGAAAGCTGGCGCATCACGTCCCCGATGATGTTGTCGGGCAGCGCCAGAACGACGACCGACGCGCCGGCGACCCCCGCCTCCACCGAGATCGGCGCGATGCCGGCCTCGGCAAGCCGCGCCCGGCCGACGTCCCCGATCTCCACCGCACGCACGTCGTAACCGGCCTCGATCAGCTTCTTCGTGACGCGAAACCCCATCTTGCCGCCGGATCCCAGCACTGCCACCGGTTTCGTCATGTTCAGTCCTCCCTTTTGTTCTTGTCTGGCTGCCCGTCAGCCGAAGGTTTCCAGCGCCTGGGCAAGCGCCGGGTGATCGAGGGCGTATTGCTTGGCGGAAATGCCGGCCGCGGCCGCATCCCAAGCCTCCCGGACGCTGGCGACGCCGGCGGCGATGCCGCCCGGATGGGTGATGATGCCTCCGCCGCAGCAGTAGATCAGATCGTTCGATCCAAGCCTGCGATAGGTTTCGGCTGCCTGCACCGCCGTCTGCGCGGAGGAGAAAACCGGCATGACGGTGTCAGGCCGCGCCGCATCCTCGAACATCGGTGTCAGGCAGGCGCGGGCCGAGGCGATGACGCTGTCGTCCTCCTCGCAGAACTTGTTGGAAAGCCCGTTGACATGGAGATGGTCGACGCCGATCAGGCGCCAGAACTTCTGGTACGCGACGTAGCTCATGCCCAACATCGGGGAGCGGCCATAGAGGCCCCACCCTGCGCGGTGGCCGTGTAGGGCGACGCCCGAGAGGCGCCGGACCTCTGCGACACCGGCAAGACCGACGGAGTTCAAGACAAGCATGGCGCATGTGCCGCCGCGCTTCTCGACGATGTCGAGCTGACGGCGCATGGCATCGATCTCGCCGGAAATATTGACCGCATACATCGCCTTGCGGCCGGAACGGTCGGCATGGCGGTCGACCACCTGCATGACAGCCTCGAAACGCTCGGCGAACGGCGAATGCGGCGGGTCGCCCATCAGCTCGTCGTCTTTGATGAAGTCGAGCCCGGCTTCGATCAGGGTATCGACAAGTTCGGCGGTCGCCACCGGCGTCAGGCCTACGCTTGGCTTGACGATGGTGCCGATGACCGGGCGGCCGAAAACGCCAGTCAGCGTGCGCGTCCCTTCCACTGCAAAAGCGGGACCGGGATAAGCCTGCGTGAAAACCTCGGGAAAGTGGATGTCGATGAGCTTCAGACCGGAAAAGTGGTGCAGCTCGAACAGGTTGCCGAGAACAGTCGACCAGACGGTGGGAAGGCTGATCCCGGTGTTGCCGACGGCCCACGATATCTGGACCTCGGCCTGGCGGATCGGCATCCCAGGCGGCGACGGTGAACGAGCGCCGGGCAAAGAAGGGATCGCAACCTCACCAATCTCCCGGAGCGACTCGACCCTCGCACCGTACTGACGCAGCAGTTCCGGAGTTTCACCCGGCGTCGCCCGAAAGGTTCCGCTCGACTGTTCTCCGGCCAGAGCGGCAACGGCAACCTCCAGGGGATAGGCCGTCTCGACCAAGTAATGCGCGACAATCCGGTCCGACAATGCGGTGACTCCCCAAAGATGACCAAGCGCGTAGCATCTTCAGTCAGTCATGTCATCATATGAGTTGGTGAACTTAAACCGCCTTCGGAAACTCGCTGTCCCGCTGCAGCTGGACGTAGAGGCCGTTGGCCCGCGTAATATGCTCGGTCATGGCGGCGGACGCCGCTTCCGCGTCGCCATTGGCAATCGCCTTGTAGATCCGTTCGTGCTCCAGAATGGTGACCCGCTCAGCGCCGGGTACAGAGACCAGATCGCGCTTGAACCGGGACAGCCATTCCAAGATTCCCTTGGTCACCGCAGCTATCAGCGAATTGCCGCTCATCTCCGCGATAACGCCGTGAAAAGCCATGTCGGTGGCGACAAAGGCGGCATGATCGCCTCGCGCCTCGTGCAGAGCGCGAATGCATTCCTCCAGGCGCAGCAGGTCCTTCTCGGTGGCCTTGCGGGTGGCCATGCTCACCAGCGCCGACTCCAGTAAGAGCCGCGCCTCCTTGAGTTCTTCCATGCCGCGGACATTCGTTGCCAGCATCATGATCATCGCACTCGAGATCTGGTCGACGATCACGTCCGGCGTCGGGTTGATCACGCGCGCCCGTTCACCGTGCGAGATGAGGATGAGGCCCTTCTGATGCAGCGACTGCATCGCCTCGCGGATCGCAGGCCGGCCGACCCCGATCATTGCCATCAGCTCACGCTCGGAGGGCAGCTTCGAACCCGGCGGAAACTCGTTGGACGAGATCGCCCCAATCAGTCGATCAAGCACTTCCTGATAAAGCTTCCGCTTTCGCACCGGCTCCATGGCCTCATTCCAGTCTGAAACAGAGTGACAAGCACCGTCCCTAACAAGTCCGCCCGAGGATCGCGACCCGCCGCGGCGACGCTTGACGATACTTATATGATGACATACCGTCTCTTGGCATCGGCCTTCAAGAAATTGATCGGCACCCTCGAAAAGAGGGGCTTTCGCACGATCGACGTTGCGCCGCGGGCATTGGGGAGGACGGAAAACATGGCATTGAACAGGCGTGAATTCACCATTTCGACGCTGATGGCACTCGCCGCCACCGGCGGGCTGACAGTCGCGGCACGGACACAGGGGACAAAAACCATCGCCGTGCTGTTTGACGGTCTCTATTCCGAGTTCTGGGTGGCCGGTATCGAGATTATCCGCGAGAACCTGAAAAACCGCGGCTTCGAGATCTTCGAGGCGATCTCGGATCAGGACGACAACAAGCAGTTTGAGCAGGTGCGCGCTGCCATCGCCCGCAAGGTCGACGGCATCATCATCGTGCAGACCGATTCCAACGCCGTCATTCCGGCGATCAAGGCCGCCAACGAGGCCAAAATCCCGATGGTTCACTTCAACCGCCCACCGGCGCCCTCGGAAGCTTTCTCGGTCGCGATCCAGGCGGACAACCAGAAGATC
Coding sequences within it:
- a CDS encoding TRAP transporter substrate-binding protein — translated: MDIGEEAAVTDKGFSRRSFLKNTALAGGATAGAALYAPAVLAQAPLVMKMQTSWPASDVWMDMARQYTERVEKMSGGRLKVDLLPAGAVVGAFQVMDAVNDGVLDAAHSVSAYWYGKNKAASLFGTGPVFGGNPTTMLSWFYQGGGRELYRELTQDMMGLKVVGLLGFPMPAQPLGWFKNEVKTVADMKGLKYRTVGLAADLMQSMGMSVAQLPGGEIVPAMERGVIDAFEFNNPSSDRRFGAQDVAKNYYLGSYHQASEAFEFLFNSDFLEDLEPDLRAIVETAVEAASTVNTALGLDQYSADLQKLQNEDGVNIRRTPQDILSAELEAWSTMIVELEKDPFIKKVLDSQRSWVERVTYYELLNAPDYALAYEHFFPGKLKM
- a CDS encoding TRAP transporter small permease subunit → MLAIIHFADSLSAWFGRAFAWLIILMTFGTAYEVFVRYVLNSPTPWALDVSFIMYGTLFMMGGAYTLSRGGHVRGDFIYRLWRPQTQAMVDLVLYVIFFFPGVTALIFAGWKYAARSWTYQEVSINSPAGIPIFQFKMIVVAAGILLFIQGIAEICRCLVCIRTGAWPRPEDDVQETEDLLIQEANKAETGAAA
- a CDS encoding TRAP transporter large permease subunit; translation: MTDPQLALTMLGLFIFLVFLGFPIAFTLMAMGIGFGYYAYFDAGRMWRSLFRLDETASTWDTLSLSVEGFFNNRIFDLFINQTFTVMSNEVLTAVPLFLFMGYVVERANIVDRLFTTLNIASKNVPGSMGVAALITCALFATATGIVGAVVTLMGLLALPAMLKARYDNSFAAGIICAGGTLGILIPPSIMLIVYAASSGVSIVRLYAGALLPGFLLVGLYLVYIVGRSILQPSIAPRPTQEEVPDVPMGRLLFMIATSFFPLAVLILSVLGSILFGLATPTEAAAIGALGGLVLAVAYRALTFQRLRESVYLTMRTTAMVCWLFVGSYTFSSVFSYLGGEQVIGEFVMSLDLTPLQFLILAQVIIFLLGWPLEWSEIIIIFVPIFLPLLAIFDIDPLFFGILVALNLQTSFLTPPMAMSAYYLKGIAPPEVQLTQIFKGVMPFLGMVFIAMAIVYVFPAIVYFLPNAFYGN
- a CDS encoding amidase family protein — its product is MATDRLAGLGAGLLGERIATGGLRSADMAARAVGRIAACHEAAAGFAWFDAAYVTRQAEALDRYRGTGRAIGPLHGLPVAIGDLIDTRGIPTGLGTAQEAGRVPERDAFLAERLRAAGAVLVGKTAVAELGVTLGEPTRPAAGADARSSHFSAAAAAVATDLVPLAVEADTAGVSIRAAAEAGVVGYLPSRGSFSRRGCFSPSPTLAGIAFFARSVADVALLGDALHGDDDTERSPVPPPRLRATATSAPPSRPIFALVRTPFWDAASADTQGAFEEFAALAGDAGFPADLPPPFAEALAITETIRLAELSKTLFPYARRGGLSDGLTATIATGELILARDYLAALDWPMVLGAGLDALFARCDAVATPAAPGAVDDTPEARGFNSLWSLLGLPTITLPAFEDRHGNPIGLQLVTRRGDDARLLRNAHWLERQLADPHREE
- a CDS encoding sugar phosphate isomerase/epimerase family protein, with amino-acid sequence MHPLSVSTALFDGYDMATAMDEIARAGAHAVEPAFIKGYVDFDESDFAVDSARTLRRMIEANGLRAQAVSAHMDLSGADARAMLRRRIAFAAEIGAPIVISNAGPASGRAAVLDCLEAVLPDCEALGITVALENPGHGAGDLLPGRAAGSALIARIGSPFVRLNYDIGNVVTYSGEAIRPEDDLAGDSGAIVHVHVKDIASSTEGWRFTSIGEGAIDYAAVWEVLPKDCPVGIELPLRLERPGRCDPVRRREPLDLPQLRRALASSLAFVGELEAGAHPV
- a CDS encoding phosphogluconate dehydrogenase C-terminal domain-containing protein, producing MTKPVAVLGSGGKMGFRVTKKLIEAGYDVRAVEIGDVGRARLAEAGIAPISVEAGVAGASVVVLALPDNIIGDVMRQLSPMLGAGTMVLILDAAAPYAAALPDDRPDLTYFVGHPCHPPLFNDETDWDARRDYHGGIARQSIVCALMQGPEEHYALGEEICRAMWSPIIEAYRVTLEQLAILEPGLSEMVAMPFVDTMVEAVEECVAKYGIPRGAAMDFLIGHLNVEIAMWFGFSPKVPSDAALRLMRFAKGVVVREDWREALSPQKVKEASELIVYGKGA
- a CDS encoding ribulose-bisphosphate carboxylase large subunit family protein, whose product is MSDRIVAHYLVETAYPLEVAVAALAGEQSSGTFRATPGETPELLRQYGARVESLREIGEVAIPSLPGARSPSPPGMPIRQAEVQISWAVGNTGISLPTVWSTVLGNLFELHHFSGLKLIDIHFPEVFTQAYPGPAFAVEGTRTLTGVFGRPVIGTIVKPSVGLTPVATAELVDTLIEAGLDFIKDDELMGDPPHSPFAERFEAVMQVVDRHADRSGRKAMYAVNISGEIDAMRRQLDIVEKRGGTCAMLVLNSVGLAGVAEVRRLSGVALHGHRAGWGLYGRSPMLGMSYVAYQKFWRLIGVDHLHVNGLSNKFCEEDDSVIASARACLTPMFEDAARPDTVMPVFSSAQTAVQAAETYRRLGSNDLIYCCGGGIITHPGGIAAGVASVREAWDAAAAGISAKQYALDHPALAQALETFG
- the nanR gene encoding transcriptional regulator NanR, which gives rise to MEPVRKRKLYQEVLDRLIGAISSNEFPPGSKLPSERELMAMIGVGRPAIREAMQSLHQKGLILISHGERARVINPTPDVIVDQISSAMIMMLATNVRGMEELKEARLLLESALVSMATRKATEKDLLRLEECIRALHEARGDHAAFVATDMAFHGVIAEMSGNSLIAAVTKGILEWLSRFKRDLVSVPGAERVTILEHERIYKAIANGDAEAASAAMTEHITRANGLYVQLQRDSEFPKAV